The following coding sequences lie in one Arabidopsis thaliana chromosome 3, partial sequence genomic window:
- a CDS encoding hypothetical protein (DUF3511) (Protein of unknown function (DUF3511); FUNCTIONS IN: molecular_function unknown; INVOLVED IN: biological_process unknown; LOCATED IN: plasma membrane; EXPRESSED IN: 22 plant structures; EXPRESSED DURING: 13 growth stages; CONTAINS InterPro DOMAIN/s: Protein of unknown function DUF3511 (InterPro:IPR021899); BEST Arabidopsis thaliana protein match is: Protein of unknown function (DUF3511) (TAIR:AT5G11970.1); Has 203 Blast hits to 203 proteins in 14 species: Archae - 0; Bacteria - 0; Metazoa - 0; Fungi - 0; Plants - 203; Viruses - 0; Other Eukaryotes - 0 (source: NCBI BLink).) has protein sequence MANYYEPPASGNRRDAVKGYNSGSFDDSAGDQSQTNDYQLKIKKSKSVPNADRAASRSWSFSDPESRRKRRVAGYKVYSVEQKMKGSIRKSFKWFKDIIGIS, from the coding sequence ATGGCGAATTATTACGAACCGCCAGCTTCTGGAAACCGTCGAGACGCAGTGAAAGGTTACAACAGCGGGAGCTTCGACGATTCAGCCGGCGATCAGAGTCAAACGAACGATTACCagttaaagataaagaaaagcaaaagcgTTCCAAACGCGGATCGTGCGGCGTCAAGAAGCTGGAGTTTCAGCGATCCAGAATCgcggaggaagagaagagtcGCTGGCTACAAAGTTTATTCCGTTGAACAGAAGATGAAGGGATCCATTCGAAAGAGCTTCAAATGGTTCAAAGACATTATCGGTATTTCTTGA